A window from Candidatus Afararchaeum irisae encodes these proteins:
- the folP gene encoding dihydropteroate synthase — protein sequence MEPDAAIEYLFRLRRFGMKKGFERAERLLEALGDPHEEVDGIQIGGTNGKGSTARMVESCLRRDGYDVGLYTSPHMVDLGERIRVNGTKMTQSAMAEFVEEIGPLVDEMVADGDAPTFFETTTVMAFYEFARRDLDYAVLEVGLGGRYDITSLCNADAAAVTSVSLEHTDVLGDDTQEIAWEIGHIIPEDGFCSTGARGDPLGVIREMADDRDASLTVVDEDLGYEPGEIDRRLRQTLSLESSRRRLEDVSLPLAGEHQSRNAAVALGLLDRLGVSDDAVRQGLERADWPGRFEAVEYDPVVVLESAHNPAGAEAAVETVEDVKETLEYESLDVVFGVMSDKDLRGIVSEIAEAEPRRIYACEPSTSRSEDASVVAEVFDEAGVESQVHRDVREAVRQAVDSAGDDDAVLVTGSIFTVGEARTLWKTNTASRVFDSVEDADGVIRDISEARDAVHPSVLLRETTPNEERALRQTASDSDAEVSPSHSSVSSPSSGAQTRSQTYTDLRLTASVSEYDEITQDDRTPGYLRHRLSSALEDRGEDDSETKVMGILNVTPDSFYDGGRYAAVDDAVERAYEMVEEGADIIDVGGESTRPGAEPVPPGEEADRVIPVIDEIDVDVPISVDTRHPEVARRAVEAGAEIVNDVTGLDDPGMRQVVAETGCRVVVMDSVNVPVDPATKPEYDDVVYDVIDRLSEKVIQARRAGIGDEQIILDPGIGFGKGKEGDAEVLARTDEFASLGYPVLIGCSRKSFLRGVTDLPKDERLEASLAANVVASLRGADILRVHDVKETVRAVKVADALDTR from the coding sequence ATGGAACCCGACGCGGCGATTGAGTATCTATTCAGGCTCAGGAGGTTCGGGATGAAGAAGGGCTTCGAGAGGGCGGAACGTCTCCTCGAAGCTCTCGGAGATCCCCACGAGGAGGTCGACGGTATACAGATCGGGGGCACGAACGGCAAAGGAAGTACGGCACGTATGGTCGAGTCGTGTCTCCGGCGTGACGGCTACGACGTCGGTCTCTATACCTCTCCACATATGGTCGACCTCGGCGAGAGAATACGTGTCAACGGCACGAAGATGACACAGTCAGCCATGGCGGAGTTCGTCGAGGAGATCGGACCACTCGTGGACGAGATGGTCGCAGACGGCGACGCTCCGACATTCTTCGAGACTACGACAGTGATGGCTTTCTACGAGTTCGCGAGGAGAGACCTCGACTACGCAGTCTTAGAGGTGGGTCTCGGCGGGAGATACGACATCACGAGCCTGTGTAACGCCGACGCCGCGGCTGTAACCTCCGTGTCTCTCGAACACACAGACGTTCTCGGAGACGACACCCAAGAGATAGCGTGGGAGATAGGACACATAATACCCGAGGACGGCTTCTGTTCGACGGGAGCGCGCGGTGATCCGCTCGGTGTCATACGTGAGATGGCTGACGACAGGGACGCGAGCCTGACCGTCGTCGACGAGGATCTCGGATACGAGCCGGGGGAGATCGACAGACGTCTGCGTCAGACTCTGAGTCTCGAATCCTCACGCAGACGGCTCGAAGACGTCAGTCTACCCTTAGCGGGCGAACACCAGTCGAGGAACGCCGCGGTCGCTCTAGGTCTCCTCGACCGTCTCGGTGTCTCCGACGACGCGGTCAGGCAGGGACTCGAACGCGCCGACTGGCCCGGACGTTTCGAGGCGGTAGAGTACGACCCCGTCGTTGTACTTGAGTCCGCACACAACCCCGCGGGTGCGGAGGCAGCAGTCGAGACAGTCGAAGACGTGAAAGAGACACTGGAGTACGAGAGCCTCGACGTCGTCTTCGGTGTTATGTCGGATAAGGATCTACGCGGCATAGTGTCGGAGATAGCCGAAGCCGAGCCTCGGCGTATCTATGCGTGTGAGCCGTCGACCTCCCGTTCAGAGGACGCCTCAGTCGTAGCCGAGGTATTCGACGAAGCCGGGGTCGAGTCACAAGTCCACCGAGACGTACGTGAGGCTGTCAGGCAAGCCGTCGACTCAGCCGGCGACGACGACGCCGTACTCGTGACGGGATCTATCTTCACAGTCGGCGAGGCGAGGACCCTCTGGAAGACGAATACGGCTTCGAGGGTCTTCGACTCGGTCGAGGACGCAGACGGAGTCATCCGAGACATCTCCGAGGCGAGAGACGCAGTACATCCGTCCGTCTTACTCAGGGAGACAACGCCTAACGAGGAAAGGGCTCTCAGACAGACTGCCTCCGACTCCGACGCCGAGGTGTCGCCGTCTCACTCCTCCGTCTCGTCACCGTCCTCCGGGGCACAGACACGGTCTCAGACCTATACCGACCTACGTCTAACCGCCTCGGTCTCGGAGTATGACGAGATAACCCAAGACGACCGAACCCCGGGATATCTCCGTCACAGACTGAGTTCGGCTCTCGAAGACAGAGGTGAGGACGACTCGGAGACGAAGGTCATGGGAATACTAAACGTCACGCCCGACTCGTTCTACGACGGAGGAAGGTACGCAGCCGTAGACGACGCAGTCGAGAGGGCTTACGAGATGGTCGAGGAAGGAGCCGACATAATTGACGTAGGGGGTGAGTCGACACGTCCCGGAGCCGAACCCGTGCCACCCGGGGAGGAGGCTGACCGTGTCATCCCAGTGATCGACGAGATAGACGTCGACGTTCCGATATCCGTAGACACGAGACATCCCGAGGTCGCTCGGCGCGCTGTCGAGGCGGGAGCCGAGATAGTAAACGACGTCACCGGACTCGACGACCCCGGGATGAGGCAGGTCGTAGCCGAGACAGGCTGCCGAGTCGTCGTGATGGACTCGGTCAACGTACCCGTAGATCCCGCGACGAAGCCGGAGTACGACGACGTCGTCTACGATGTCATAGACCGTCTCTCGGAGAAGGTCATACAGGCGCGGCGTGCGGGGATAGGCGACGAACAGATAATACTCGATCCGGGTATAGGATTCGGGAAAGGAAAGGAAGGCGACGCCGAGGTTCTCGCGCGCACCGACGAGTTCGCGTCACTCGGCTATCCGGTTCTGATCGGCTGTTCGAGGAAGTCGTTTCTGCGTGGAGTCACCGACCTCCCGAAGGACGAACGTCTCGAAGCCAGCTTAGCCGCCAACGTCGTTGCGTCCCTCAGGGGAGCCGACATACTCCGAGTACACGACGTGAAGGAGACAGTGAGGGCGGTCAAGGTCGCCGACGCGCTTGACACTCGGTGA
- a CDS encoding translation initiation factor IF-2 subunit gamma yields MKQLQPEVNIGLVGHVDHGKTTLVQALSGKWTDEHSEEMERGISIRLGYADATFRNCPDLDPPESYTVEETCPDGSESEVLREVSFVDSPGHETLMATMLAGASLMDGAVLVISANDECPQPQTKEHLMALDIIGIENIVIAQNKIDLVSRDEAVESHDEIKEFVEGTVAEDAPIVPVSAEQNVNIDLLIEAIQEEIPTPDRNPDAPPHMLVARSFDVNRPGTPPDSLRGGVIGGSLASGVFEEGDEIEVRPGVERDGDWQPIQTEIRSLMAGEEPVEKVTPGGLIGVGTGLDPSLTKGDSLAGQIAGDPDELPPVVDEFTMEVDLLDRVVGMDEGKKVEPINTGEPLMISVGTATTVGTVTSARGDEAEVKLKRPVCARQGSRMAINRRMGTRWRLIGVGVLK; encoded by the coding sequence ATAAAACAGTTGCAACCAGAAGTAAATATAGGACTCGTCGGACACGTCGACCACGGCAAGACTACTCTCGTCCAGGCTCTGAGCGGTAAATGGACGGACGAACACTCAGAGGAGATGGAGAGAGGCATCTCTATCCGTCTAGGATACGCTGATGCCACCTTCCGCAACTGTCCTGATCTCGATCCTCCCGAGTCGTACACTGTAGAGGAGACATGTCCCGATGGGAGTGAGAGCGAGGTTCTCAGAGAGGTCTCGTTCGTCGACTCTCCGGGGCACGAGACACTCATGGCGACGATGCTCGCAGGGGCGTCGCTGATGGACGGAGCCGTTCTCGTGATAAGCGCGAACGATGAATGTCCACAGCCACAGACGAAGGAGCATCTGATGGCTCTCGACATCATCGGTATAGAAAACATCGTCATAGCACAGAACAAGATAGACCTCGTCTCACGTGACGAGGCGGTCGAGAGCCATGACGAGATAAAGGAGTTCGTCGAGGGAACCGTCGCGGAGGACGCTCCTATCGTCCCGGTGAGTGCCGAACAGAACGTCAACATAGACCTTCTCATAGAGGCGATTCAGGAAGAGATTCCGACCCCCGACCGCAACCCCGACGCTCCCCCGCATATGCTCGTCGCGCGTTCGTTCGACGTCAACAGACCCGGAACGCCGCCCGACAGTCTCAGAGGTGGTGTCATAGGTGGCTCGCTCGCGAGCGGAGTCTTCGAGGAGGGCGACGAGATAGAGGTACGTCCCGGTGTCGAACGTGACGGAGACTGGCAGCCGATACAGACCGAGATACGTTCGTTAATGGCGGGAGAGGAGCCCGTCGAGAAGGTGACTCCCGGAGGTCTCATAGGTGTCGGCACCGGACTCGATCCCTCGCTCACTAAGGGGGACTCACTCGCGGGTCAGATAGCGGGAGACCCCGACGAGTTACCTCCTGTTGTCGACGAGTTCACGATGGAGGTCGATCTCCTCGACCGTGTCGTCGGAATGGACGAGGGCAAGAAGGTCGAACCCATCAACACGGGAGAGCCTCTCATGATCTCGGTCGGGACGGCGACGACAGTCGGGACAGTCACAAGTGCGAGGGGCGACGAGGCGGAGGTCAAGCTCAAACGTCCTGTCTGTGCGAGGCAGGGGAGCCGTATGGCGATAAACCGACGCATGGGGACGAGATGGCGTCTCATAGGCGTCGGAGTCCTAAAGTAA
- a CDS encoding DNA-directed RNA polymerase, which translates to MYKRVRLVDTVRVPPERLGDVDTELIRELLQDKLEGRMDEDLGSIVAVTEVEDVGEGHILYNEAGVFYEATFDAIVFDPTMQEVVDGKVTEVVSFGAFVGIGPIDGLLHVSQISEDYYSYDEANQRLVSNESNQALGVDDPIRVRIVAVSIDERNPRESKIGLTARQVALGKHGWLQEERDASETDAETQTPDQ; encoded by the coding sequence ATGTACAAACGCGTCAGACTCGTTGACACGGTAAGAGTGCCTCCTGAGAGGCTCGGAGACGTAGACACGGAGCTCATCCGTGAGCTTCTTCAGGACAAGCTCGAAGGAAGAATGGACGAGGACCTGGGTTCGATAGTCGCAGTCACTGAAGTCGAAGATGTCGGAGAGGGGCATATACTCTACAACGAAGCCGGAGTCTTCTACGAGGCGACATTCGACGCCATAGTCTTCGACCCCACGATGCAGGAGGTCGTCGACGGAAAGGTCACAGAGGTCGTCAGCTTCGGAGCCTTCGTCGGCATAGGACCTATAGACGGTCTTCTCCACGTCTCTCAGATAAGCGAGGACTACTACTCGTACGACGAGGCGAACCAGAGGCTCGTCTCGAACGAGTCGAACCAGGCACTCGGTGTCGACGACCCTATACGTGTACGTATAGTCGCAGTATCGATAGACGAGAGAAACCCGCGTGAGTCGAAGATAGGACTCACAGCGCGACAGGTCGCTCTCGGAAAACACGGATGGCTCCAGGAAGAGAGGGACGCCTCCGAGACAGACGCCGAGACACAGACTCCTGATCAGTAA
- the spt4 gene encoding transcription elongation factor subunit Spt4, which translates to MSEVMVCRECHRVVEGEECPVCMSTNLSEDWSGYVVITDPEKSEIADKMDVDMKGKFALKVR; encoded by the coding sequence ATGTCGGAAGTAATGGTCTGCCGTGAGTGTCACAGGGTCGTAGAGGGAGAAGAGTGCCCCGTCTGTATGTCGACCAACCTGAGCGAGGACTGGTCGGGATACGTCGTAATCACAGATCCCGAGAAGAGCGAGATAGCCGACAAGATGGACGTAGACATGAAGGGGAAGTTCGCCCTTAAGGTTCGTTAA
- a CDS encoding DUF359 domain-containing protein translates to MSLIELPKDLRSELKEPLGPVYTEIDEAVEGRDADTDGDRDPRYITVGDIVTYHFLVEGILPDVSVVDGMTERHEVDEEVVERWLEIPDSLEVENPAGTVTRDLLNGLCQGLESDDSIRVDVDGEEDLATLPVIAKADIGDTVVYGQPGEGMVFVDVTEEKKDEAVSLMRRMDIEDTDEMESLLELG, encoded by the coding sequence ATGTCACTCATAGAGCTTCCGAAGGATCTGAGGTCGGAGCTAAAAGAGCCCCTCGGTCCCGTCTACACCGAGATAGACGAGGCTGTCGAGGGTAGAGACGCAGATACAGACGGAGACCGAGACCCGAGGTACATAACCGTCGGCGACATAGTCACCTACCACTTCTTAGTCGAGGGGATACTCCCCGACGTCTCCGTAGTCGACGGAATGACCGAGAGACACGAGGTCGACGAAGAGGTCGTCGAGAGATGGCTTGAAATCCCCGACTCGTTAGAAGTCGAGAACCCCGCGGGAACCGTCACGCGTGACCTCCTAAACGGTCTGTGTCAAGGACTCGAATCCGACGACTCGATACGTGTCGATGTCGACGGTGAGGAAGACCTCGCTACGCTTCCGGTGATAGCCAAGGCAGACATCGGAGACACCGTAGTCTACGGACAGCCCGGAGAGGGCATGGTCTTCGTCGATGTCACCGAGGAGAAGAAAGACGAGGCTGTCTCTCTCATGAGACGTATGGATATCGAGGACACAGACGAGATGGAGTCACTCCTCGAACTCGGCTGA
- a CDS encoding ribbon-helix-helix domain-containing protein, translating to MSKATTEDDEIVTVNFKTTQSFLDEVDEAWQGRGFNSRSEFIRYTLRDAVENPTFDRDELIALLQAEEDVREGETMGSDEARQNFGTDTDSQDEDD from the coding sequence ATGTCTAAAGCAACTACGGAGGATGATGAGATAGTCACTGTCAACTTCAAGACTACTCAGTCGTTTCTCGACGAGGTAGACGAAGCATGGCAGGGACGGGGCTTCAACAGCCGTAGTGAGTTCATACGGTACACACTTAGAGACGCAGTCGAAAATCCGACTTTCGACAGGGACGAGCTTATAGCCCTTCTACAAGCCGAGGAAGACGTACGTGAGGGAGAGACTATGGGCTCCGACGAAGCACGTCAGAACTTCGGTACAGACACAGACTCACAGGACGAGGATGACTGA
- a CDS encoding type II toxin-antitoxin system RelE/ParE family toxin, whose protein sequence is MTDSGWTWELSKKAQDDLGGLEAKDQDQILDKLDEIVDSPWRDPPDYGEPLQNSPHKKIRVGQYRLSVSFQQDESRLVVARIKRRGGAYTAD, encoded by the coding sequence ATGACTGACAGCGGTTGGACGTGGGAGCTCTCTAAGAAAGCCCAAGACGACCTCGGGGGTCTCGAAGCTAAAGACCAAGACCAGATCCTCGACAAACTCGACGAGATAGTAGACTCACCGTGGCGTGATCCTCCGGACTACGGCGAGCCTCTACAGAATAGCCCTCACAAGAAGATACGAGTCGGTCAGTACCGGCTGTCTGTGTCTTTTCAGCAGGACGAATCCCGCTTAGTCGTCGCTCGGATTAAGCGCCGCGGCGGGGCGTATACCGCTGACTGA
- the rps24e gene encoding 30S ribosomal protein S24e: protein MQIDITDEEENSLLDRKEIEFSIVHDEETPSRLAVRDSLTAKLGKSSDEVVVHSMKTKRGINETVGYAKVYDSAEAAREVEEEYMLERNKIGAEEGEEEAEA from the coding sequence ATGCAGATAGATATCACCGACGAGGAGGAAAACAGTCTCCTCGACAGGAAGGAGATAGAGTTCAGCATAGTACACGACGAGGAGACGCCTTCGAGGCTCGCAGTACGTGACTCTCTCACGGCGAAGCTCGGAAAGTCGAGTGACGAGGTCGTCGTCCACAGCATGAAGACGAAGAGAGGCATCAACGAGACTGTCGGCTACGCCAAGGTCTATGACTCCGCCGAGGCGGCGCGCGAGGTCGAGGAGGAGTACATGCTCGAACGTAACAAGATAGGAGCCGAGGAAGGCGAGGAGGAGGCGGAAGCGTAG
- a CDS encoding 30S ribosomal protein S27ae, translated as MTQRHDYYDVTDDGVEETKENCPRCGDTFLADHGDRKHCGRCGYTEFE; from the coding sequence ATGACACAGAGACACGACTACTACGACGTCACAGACGACGGCGTCGAGGAGACGAAGGAGAACTGCCCGAGATGCGGCGACACCTTCCTCGCCGACCACGGCGACAGGAAACACTGTGGCAGATGCGGATACACCGAGTTCGAGTAG
- a CDS encoding bifunctional N(6)-L-threonylcarbamoyladenine synthase/serine/threonine protein kinase, which produces MRIVGIEGTAWNASAAVFDSEAGNGGGDVLSLVTDPYVPDEGGIHPREASEHISSAIPGVIDEALEDVSDDSIDAVAFSRGPGLGPCLRVAATASRALSLRLDVPLVGVNHTVAHIEMGRFSSGFEDPVALDAAGANTMVTTYRNGRYRILGETMDTGVGNSLDKFGRHVGLSHPGGPKIEELASSVDDSEYVELPYTVKGMDFSFSGIINAAQKKYDDGVEVERLAYSVQENVFGMLTEVCERALALTGKDTLVVGGGVSRNSRLREMLEEMCDERGAEFESPDPDYLSDNAGMIAVLGYMMYRAGETVDVKDSHVKPDWRPDEVDVVWRDGVEESRRGDSVIHGAEAVVDFDGSEVTKTRLPKSYRSPSLDAELRRKRTVSEARLTSEARKAGVPTPAVLDIDSHGFELRSERIGIGTDASDLSDSGIDTEDADEIGRHLARLHSSGIAHGDPTTRNMVRSSDGRIYLIDFGLSYATRDTEDFGMDVHVLRRTLEGTVSDSDEILDAFWSGYSKVWDKADEIYDQVREIEERGRYL; this is translated from the coding sequence ATGAGGATCGTAGGCATAGAGGGTACGGCGTGGAACGCGAGTGCGGCGGTCTTCGACTCCGAGGCTGGGAACGGAGGCGGAGATGTACTCAGTCTTGTAACCGACCCGTATGTCCCCGATGAGGGAGGCATACATCCGAGAGAGGCGAGCGAACATATCTCGTCGGCGATCCCCGGCGTGATAGACGAGGCACTCGAAGACGTCTCCGACGACAGTATAGACGCCGTCGCCTTCTCACGTGGTCCAGGCTTGGGACCCTGCCTCAGAGTCGCGGCGACCGCCTCACGCGCACTCTCGCTCAGACTCGACGTTCCTCTCGTAGGCGTCAACCACACAGTCGCACATATAGAGATGGGAAGGTTCTCGTCGGGCTTCGAAGACCCCGTGGCACTCGACGCCGCGGGCGCGAACACTATGGTGACGACCTACAGAAACGGACGTTACCGTATACTCGGAGAGACTATGGACACCGGAGTCGGCAACTCACTCGACAAGTTCGGTCGACACGTCGGTCTCTCCCATCCCGGAGGACCCAAGATAGAGGAACTCGCGTCGTCGGTCGATGACTCGGAGTACGTCGAACTCCCCTACACAGTCAAGGGAATGGACTTCTCTTTCTCGGGGATAATAAATGCCGCACAGAAGAAGTACGACGACGGAGTCGAAGTCGAGAGGCTCGCCTACTCGGTACAGGAGAACGTCTTCGGCATGCTCACAGAGGTCTGTGAACGCGCACTCGCTCTCACGGGGAAGGATACGCTCGTGGTCGGAGGAGGCGTCTCGCGTAACTCACGTCTCAGGGAGATGCTCGAAGAGATGTGTGACGAGAGAGGCGCGGAGTTCGAGTCGCCCGACCCCGACTATCTCTCCGACAACGCGGGTATGATCGCAGTACTCGGATATATGATGTACCGAGCGGGCGAGACGGTCGATGTAAAGGATAGCCACGTCAAGCCCGACTGGAGACCCGACGAGGTCGATGTCGTCTGGAGGGACGGAGTCGAGGAGAGCCGACGAGGCGACAGCGTGATACACGGTGCCGAGGCGGTCGTCGACTTCGACGGGTCTGAGGTCACCAAGACGAGACTTCCGAAGTCCTACAGAAGCCCGAGTCTCGACGCCGAACTAAGGAGAAAGAGGACTGTCTCGGAGGCACGTCTCACCTCGGAGGCACGGAAGGCGGGGGTTCCGACACCCGCGGTCTTAGACATCGACAGTCACGGCTTCGAACTCCGTTCCGAGCGGATAGGTATAGGAACCGACGCGTCTGACCTCTCCGACTCGGGTATAGACACAGAAGACGCAGACGAGATCGGACGGCATCTCGCGCGTCTCCACTCGTCGGGAATCGCACACGGCGACCCGACGACACGTAACATGGTGAGGTCGTCGGACGGACGTATCTACCTCATAGACTTCGGACTGTCGTACGCGACACGTGACACCGAGGACTTCGGCATGGACGTCCACGTCCTGAGACGTACTCTCGAAGGCACTGTCTCGGACTCCGACGAAATCTTAGACGCCTTCTGGTCGGGATACTCGAAGGTCTGGGACAAAGCTGACGAGATCTACGACCAGGTAAGAGAGATAGAGGAACGCGGCAGGTATCTGTAG
- a CDS encoding PAS domain S-box protein, giving the protein MDAGWETFFESVPDAMVLIDDDGVIREINSSAEEMFGYGTDELVGEKIERLVPESQREEHVGLRDEYMEEPQTRPMGTGLSIFGVTKHGDEIPIDISLSPIETDDDFRVMAAIRDRSRIKRLEDEVRKNERSLRALHSYASDFDLSLDDKIHEVLRIGSERVGMSEAYLTSVEVERRGVGSNSPDDDQNHDGLFCEGFRDGIEVVAHEGDSDEIYEGRRLPLSGTYCKRLLETDDDFLGVTDIPEEWGEDSMAYSKLGLRSYIGTKVKVRDRLYGTLCFGDPEPGSEIKDSEKSFVRLLSRWLGYEIERNEREKQIKIFDRVLRHNLRNKMNVILGYADVIEQKAPEEVEDEVNEIIRTGEGILSTSEKARELSETILGEESTTEPVDISETVEKAVREVGERYETAEIETDIEPDVTAVADPDIDKAVSEVVQNAVVHNDNDNDGHGQTEVEVNVRTLADTAEILVSDNGDGIPDDEVEVLTGEREIQSLYHGSGLGLWLVHWIVRKSRGEIEFDTDDGTTIRIRLELT; this is encoded by the coding sequence ATGGACGCTGGCTGGGAGACATTCTTCGAGAGCGTGCCCGACGCTATGGTACTCATAGACGACGACGGTGTGATACGTGAGATCAACTCGTCAGCCGAGGAGATGTTCGGGTACGGGACAGACGAACTCGTGGGGGAGAAGATAGAGAGACTCGTTCCCGAGTCACAGAGGGAGGAACACGTCGGTCTGAGAGATGAGTACATGGAAGAGCCACAGACACGTCCCATGGGCACGGGTCTGAGTATCTTCGGTGTCACGAAACACGGGGACGAGATACCCATAGACATCTCGCTGAGTCCGATAGAGACCGACGACGACTTCCGTGTGATGGCGGCGATCAGAGACAGAAGCCGTATAAAACGTCTCGAGGACGAGGTGAGGAAGAACGAGAGGAGCCTGAGAGCCCTCCACAGTTATGCCTCCGACTTCGACCTCAGCCTCGACGACAAGATACACGAGGTTCTACGTATAGGCTCGGAGAGAGTCGGTATGTCTGAGGCGTATCTCACCTCGGTCGAGGTCGAGAGGAGAGGGGTTGGCTCGAATTCTCCCGACGACGACCAGAACCACGACGGGCTCTTCTGTGAGGGATTCCGAGACGGTATCGAGGTAGTAGCACACGAGGGGGACAGCGACGAGATATACGAGGGGCGTCGGCTTCCGCTCTCGGGAACTTACTGTAAGAGACTCCTCGAGACAGACGACGACTTCCTCGGTGTGACTGACATACCTGAGGAGTGGGGGGAGGACAGCATGGCTTACTCGAAGCTGGGTCTCAGGAGTTACATAGGCACGAAGGTCAAGGTCAGAGACCGTCTCTACGGAACGCTGTGTTTCGGCGACCCCGAGCCTGGGTCGGAGATCAAGGATTCAGAGAAGTCCTTCGTACGTCTGCTTTCGAGATGGCTTGGCTACGAGATAGAGAGAAACGAGCGCGAGAAACAGATCAAGATTTTCGACAGGGTTCTGAGACACAATCTCCGGAACAAGATGAACGTCATACTCGGATACGCCGATGTCATCGAACAGAAAGCCCCGGAGGAAGTCGAGGACGAGGTCAACGAGATAATCCGAACCGGAGAGGGAATACTTTCGACGAGCGAGAAGGCGAGGGAGCTAAGTGAGACTATACTCGGAGAGGAGTCTACGACAGAGCCCGTAGACATCTCAGAGACAGTCGAGAAAGCCGTCAGGGAGGTCGGCGAGAGATACGAGACTGCGGAGATAGAAACGGATATAGAGCCCGACGTGACCGCGGTCGCCGATCCCGACATAGACAAGGCTGTCTCGGAGGTCGTACAGAACGCCGTGGTACATAACGACAACGATAACGACGGTCACGGTCAGACCGAGGTCGAGGTGAATGTCAGGACGTTGGCTGATACAGCCGAGATACTGGTCTCGGACAACGGCGACGGAATACCCGACGACGAGGTCGAGGTTCTAACGGGTGAGAGGGAGATACAGTCGCTCTACCACGGAAGCGGTCTCGGGCTCTGGCTCGTCCACTGGATAGTCAGGAAGTCACGCGGCGAGATAGAGTTCGACACAGACGACGGAACCACGATACGTATCCGTCTTGAGCTGACCTAG
- a CDS encoding NUDIX domain-containing protein gives METENLRCLSVDGVVVLGDTVVVMRRSHPPHEGDWVLPGGMVERDETASEACEREVEEEIDLEVEAEEFVGLYDDPDRDERGNVSAAYICRRLEADEAAEPRPREEATEVKTVEVDETSSLTLGFDHAEILSDASEILSEPETDPR, from the coding sequence ATGGAGACAGAGAACCTGAGATGTCTGTCTGTCGACGGCGTCGTCGTACTCGGAGACACAGTAGTCGTCATGAGAAGGAGCCATCCGCCTCACGAGGGCGACTGGGTTCTGCCGGGCGGCATGGTCGAGAGAGACGAGACGGCGAGCGAAGCGTGTGAGAGGGAGGTCGAGGAGGAGATAGACCTCGAAGTCGAGGCTGAGGAGTTCGTAGGTCTCTACGACGACCCCGACAGGGACGAGAGAGGAAACGTCTCGGCGGCATACATCTGTCGTCGACTCGAAGCCGACGAAGCCGCGGAGCCAAGACCGAGAGAGGAGGCGACGGAGGTCAAGACGGTCGAAGTAGACGAGACTTCGAGTCTCACACTCGGATTCGACCACGCCGAGATACTCTCGGACGCCTCCGAGATACTCTCAGAGCCGGAGACAGACCCGAGATAG